One Acidisarcina sp. DNA segment encodes these proteins:
- a CDS encoding DMT family transporter, which produces MLGVVFIWGCTFVLVKNALTDISPLLFNLLRMLLATICLALVYRRHLRGLTRRAWWSGMLVGACLAIGYQFQTAGLKLTTPSKSAFLTGMVVVMVPLLSAVPWLRAGGAHAPRWNVWIGALLAFAGIVLLTSPPSSGHRLVSDFAAINLGDVLSIFCALGFALHVIALSHTSPRIPFQQLAVLQIGFCTLFMALSMPLFEHPWMHLTSRLVLAIVLAAVLATAAAFTIQSWAQKYLPATHTALILTLEPVFASMTSFVFLHERLGLRGSIGAILILGAIGLTELIPTPIQPTAHEGVPLEERGSL; this is translated from the coding sequence ATGCTCGGTGTCGTCTTCATCTGGGGATGTACCTTCGTCCTCGTCAAAAACGCACTTACAGACATCTCACCGCTACTCTTCAACCTGTTGCGGATGCTGCTTGCGACCATCTGCCTCGCGCTGGTCTATCGCCGCCATCTGCGCGGTCTCACCCGCCGCGCCTGGTGGAGCGGAATGCTCGTCGGAGCGTGTCTTGCCATCGGATATCAGTTCCAGACGGCTGGCCTTAAGCTCACCACGCCATCAAAATCGGCGTTTCTTACGGGAATGGTCGTTGTCATGGTTCCGCTGCTCTCCGCGGTTCCCTGGCTTCGCGCCGGCGGAGCGCACGCACCCCGCTGGAATGTCTGGATTGGAGCCCTCCTCGCCTTCGCGGGAATTGTGCTCCTAACCTCGCCGCCATCCTCAGGCCATCGCCTGGTCTCTGACTTTGCCGCCATCAATCTGGGAGATGTGCTGTCCATCTTCTGCGCACTGGGCTTCGCCCTGCATGTCATCGCCCTGTCGCATACCTCTCCGCGGATTCCGTTTCAACAACTTGCCGTGCTGCAGATCGGCTTCTGCACGCTGTTTATGGCCCTCAGCATGCCGCTGTTCGAGCATCCCTGGATGCACCTCACCTCGCGGCTGGTTCTCGCCATCGTACTGGCTGCCGTTCTGGCAACCGCAGCAGCGTTCACCATCCAGTCCTGGGCCCAGAAGTATCTTCCGGCCACGCATACTGCGCTGATTCTGACCCTCGAACCGGTCTTCGCCTCGATGACATCCTTCGTCTTTCTTCATGAGCGTCTGGGGCTTCGCGGCTCCATCGGCGCGATTCTCATTCTCGGCGCTATTGGTCTCACCGAATTGATTCCGACGCCTATACAACCAACTGCTCACGAAGGGGTTCCACTGGAAGAGAGGGGATCGTTGTGA
- a CDS encoding Do family serine endopeptidase: MNSLLERFRVRRLASVFTILATLSVGVLVGSVITHGVKGKEVQADSSDATPLKVPNPVTLSNTFSQIAKEVGPAVVNINTETLPKQQSARGRRNPHGRAMPTPNGPDSGDEEGDGSGQDGQNFQDFFNRFFGGGDGEDGMDDGGGMRQSLGSGFIVDPKGYIITNNHVVEKADKIYVKLSTDPDGGDMGRPARVIGTDKDTDLAVIKIDSKEPLPTVKLGNSDAAQVGDWVIAIGSPFSLSQTVTAGIVSAKNRTIQPGAAGQFQHFIQTDAAINPGNSGGPLVNMAGEVVGVNTAIYTQSAGYQGVGFAMPSNTVIATYNDLIGPTHKVTRGSIGISFQPNLPSAVGRVYGFKNGVLINAVQPGQPADKAGLKAGDIITSVDGKKIKDGDELVSEIASRKIGSSVRLGYVRDGKEATASVMIGDRTKVFAPGTSADNSQENAPGSDDAGQAKLGISVRDLPGDMASKTGLHGVQIQSVKPGSFADEINLVSGLVIVQINRQPVANVEQFRNAVNGLKSGSDVVFQIVDPRQPKGGVNYVGGTLP, from the coding sequence ATGAATTCGTTGCTCGAACGCTTCCGTGTTCGCCGGCTTGCATCCGTCTTCACCATCCTCGCCACGCTCTCTGTCGGTGTCCTCGTTGGCTCGGTCATCACCCACGGCGTCAAAGGGAAAGAGGTACAGGCAGATAGCTCGGATGCCACCCCGTTGAAGGTCCCCAATCCCGTTACCCTCTCCAACACCTTTTCGCAGATCGCGAAAGAGGTTGGCCCTGCCGTCGTCAACATCAATACGGAGACCCTGCCGAAGCAGCAGAGTGCCCGCGGACGGCGGAATCCCCATGGACGCGCAATGCCGACTCCCAATGGCCCCGACAGCGGCGATGAAGAAGGCGATGGCAGCGGCCAGGATGGCCAGAACTTCCAGGACTTTTTTAATCGCTTCTTCGGAGGCGGTGATGGCGAGGACGGCATGGATGATGGCGGCGGCATGCGCCAATCCCTCGGCTCCGGCTTCATCGTGGACCCCAAGGGCTACATCATCACCAACAACCACGTCGTCGAGAAGGCCGATAAGATCTACGTCAAGCTGTCCACCGATCCCGATGGCGGAGATATGGGCCGTCCGGCTCGCGTAATCGGCACCGATAAGGACACCGATCTCGCCGTCATCAAGATCGACAGCAAGGAACCGCTGCCAACCGTGAAGCTGGGCAACAGTGACGCCGCGCAGGTGGGAGATTGGGTGATCGCTATTGGCAGCCCGTTCAGCCTCTCGCAAACCGTCACCGCCGGAATCGTCTCGGCGAAAAACCGGACCATTCAGCCCGGTGCCGCAGGTCAGTTCCAGCACTTCATTCAGACCGATGCGGCCATCAACCCCGGCAACTCCGGCGGCCCTCTGGTCAACATGGCGGGCGAAGTTGTCGGCGTCAATACCGCCATTTATACGCAGTCAGCTGGCTATCAGGGTGTGGGTTTCGCCATGCCCTCCAACACCGTTATCGCTACCTATAACGACCTCATCGGTCCTACGCATAAGGTCACTCGCGGATCGATCGGAATCTCCTTCCAGCCCAATCTTCCCAGTGCCGTAGGCCGTGTCTATGGCTTTAAGAACGGCGTGCTGATCAACGCGGTTCAGCCCGGACAGCCAGCGGATAAGGCCGGCCTCAAGGCGGGCGACATCATCACCAGCGTGGATGGGAAGAAGATCAAGGATGGCGATGAGCTTGTCTCCGAGATCGCCAGCCGCAAAATCGGCTCCTCGGTCCGCCTCGGTTATGTTCGCGACGGCAAGGAAGCCACTGCCAGCGTGATGATCGGCGACCGCACCAAGGTCTTCGCTCCCGGCACATCGGCTGACAACAGTCAGGAGAACGCTCCCGGATCCGATGACGCTGGACAGGCCAAACTTGGCATCTCGGTACGCGATCTGCCAGGCGATATGGCCTCGAAGACCGGCCTTCACGGGGTCCAGATCCAGTCCGTGAAACCAGGATCGTTCGCCGACGAGATCAATCTTGTATCTGGACTGGTCATCGTCCAGATCAACAGACAGCCGGTTGCAAACGTCGAGCAGTTCCGCAACGCGGTCAACGGGCTTAAGTCCGGCTCGGACGTTGTCTTCCAGATAGTCGATCCGCGCCAGCCCAAAGGAGGCGTGAACTACGTGGGTGGCACGCTGCCGTAA
- a CDS encoding peptidoglycan-binding domain-containing protein, with product MFLLRASLSLTLLIALAAPATYASHYRHAPTGRHSRTTATTSHKSKKPKISKVRGQRQIDPDRAREIQLALIHENYLSGEPSGQWDAETQDAMRRFQADHGWQTKIMPDSRALIKLGLGPSNPGGSRTVPDATTLDATPRPQDTSSLLDESNTLSATRSQGR from the coding sequence ATGTTCCTTCTTCGGGCAAGCTTATCCCTTACGCTCCTCATTGCGCTCGCTGCTCCCGCCACGTACGCCAGCCACTACCGCCACGCACCCACCGGCAGGCACAGCAGAACGACCGCAACCACCAGTCATAAGAGCAAGAAACCCAAGATTTCCAAGGTCAGAGGGCAGCGGCAAATCGATCCCGATCGTGCGAGAGAGATCCAACTGGCTCTGATCCACGAGAATTATCTGTCTGGTGAGCCTTCCGGCCAGTGGGACGCAGAGACGCAGGATGCGATGCGGCGTTTCCAGGCCGACCACGGCTGGCAAACCAAGATCATGCCCGACTCGCGCGCGCTCATCAAACTGGGACTGGGACCGTCGAATCCAGGTGGTTCCCGCACCGTTCCGGATGCGACGACGTTGGACGCGACACCCCGGCCACAAGATACTTCCAGCCTGCTGGACGAATCCAACACCCTGTCGGCTACTCGATCCCAGGGTCGGTAA
- the lysA gene encoding diaminopimelate decarboxylase, whose protein sequence is MHCGPLRMDSLVRKFGTPLYVYSADEILGRLEMFGKAFASTDHLVCYSVKANSSLAILRLLNERGSGFDIVSGGELERVLAVSREAATRVVFSGVGKTAAEIDLALDADILIFNVESAAELAVLAERAKKKKRRARFALRVNPDVFAETHPYISTGLREHKFGIDIHAARRIYREAVASRWLEPTGVSVHIGSQIRSAEPFGAAMARVARLVRELHADGIQIRSVDAGGGLGIEYRAGYSFHAEEKVAEYAAAMTGALEGVPVKLLLEPGRFLVAQAGALVARVLYVKKNGKKTFVVTDAGMNDLIRPSLYQAHHEIVPLLPRAGRKRVVDVVGPVCESGDFFARDREMPPVEQGDLVAILDAGAYGMSLSSNYNTRPRPAEVLVEGKKARLIRRRETMKDLLGPELDLA, encoded by the coding sequence TTGCACTGCGGACCTTTACGGATGGACAGCCTTGTCCGCAAGTTTGGCACGCCTCTCTATGTCTACTCCGCCGATGAGATATTGGGGCGGCTGGAGATGTTTGGCAAAGCCTTCGCCAGCACCGACCACCTTGTCTGCTACTCGGTGAAGGCGAATTCCAGCCTGGCAATCCTGCGGCTGCTGAACGAGCGCGGCTCCGGGTTCGATATTGTTTCCGGTGGTGAGCTGGAGCGCGTGCTTGCGGTCAGCAGGGAAGCGGCAACGCGGGTGGTCTTTTCCGGAGTGGGCAAAACCGCCGCGGAGATCGACCTTGCGCTGGATGCGGACATTCTCATCTTCAACGTGGAAAGTGCAGCGGAGCTTGCCGTGCTGGCCGAGAGGGCGAAGAAGAAGAAACGGCGCGCACGCTTTGCCCTGCGGGTCAATCCGGATGTATTCGCGGAGACGCACCCGTATATTTCCACGGGTTTGCGGGAACACAAATTCGGGATCGACATCCATGCCGCTCGCCGCATCTATCGCGAGGCAGTGGCGTCGCGCTGGCTGGAGCCGACAGGTGTCAGCGTCCACATCGGCTCGCAGATCCGGTCGGCGGAGCCGTTCGGTGCGGCGATGGCGCGTGTCGCCAGGCTGGTGCGGGAGCTGCATGCCGACGGAATCCAGATCAGGAGTGTGGATGCCGGAGGGGGACTTGGTATTGAGTATCGCGCGGGATACAGTTTTCACGCTGAGGAGAAGGTGGCGGAATATGCCGCGGCGATGACGGGCGCGCTGGAAGGAGTTCCCGTGAAACTGCTGCTGGAGCCGGGCCGTTTTCTGGTGGCGCAGGCAGGAGCGCTGGTGGCACGAGTGCTCTACGTGAAAAAGAATGGCAAGAAGACGTTTGTAGTGACGGACGCGGGAATGAATGACCTGATTCGGCCCTCGCTCTACCAGGCGCACCACGAGATTGTGCCTCTGCTGCCGAGGGCTGGTCGCAAGCGCGTCGTCGATGTCGTGGGTCCCGTCTGCGAGTCGGGAGACTTCTTTGCCCGGGATCGCGAGATGCCTCCGGTGGAACAGGGCGATCTGGTCGCTATCCTGGATGCGGGAGCCTACGGCATGTCGCTGAGCTCAAACTACAACACGCGCCCAAGACCTGCCGAGGTTCTGGTTGAAGGGAAGAAGGCGCGCCTCATTCGCCGGAGGGAGACGATGAAGGATCTGCTGGGGCCTGAGCTGGATCTGGCGTAG
- the thiD gene encoding bifunctional hydroxymethylpyrimidine kinase/phosphomethylpyrimidine kinase, with product MNQLPENQGILLPDAEKRHPPAGLTIAGFDPSSGAGITADLKVFAAHGVYGMAAITALTVQSSLGVRRCEPVEAVLLAETLECLCADVRFAGIKIGMLGSAAATRTVSSFLAESGCALAGRSRVVLDPVLRSTSGRALLESSGVSILRDQLLANLGWITPNLEEIEVLTGMRPEGREGTAASARRLQAMAAERGNPELNVVVTGGHLERPDDFLLTAAGEEIWFEGEHVATSATHGTGCAFSTALLCALMAGDGAVAAVRSAKAYVTAAMKAAYPMGQGKGPMNHLFGFRSGPRG from the coding sequence ATGAACCAACTCCCGGAAAATCAAGGAATTCTACTACCAGACGCGGAGAAACGTCATCCTCCTGCCGGTCTGACGATCGCGGGGTTCGATCCATCTTCGGGCGCCGGCATCACCGCAGACCTGAAAGTCTTCGCCGCACATGGCGTCTACGGCATGGCCGCGATCACTGCGCTAACGGTGCAGTCGAGCCTCGGCGTACGGCGTTGCGAGCCGGTGGAGGCCGTCCTGCTGGCGGAGACGCTGGAGTGCCTCTGTGCGGATGTGCGCTTTGCCGGGATCAAGATCGGGATGCTCGGGTCAGCGGCTGCGACGCGCACGGTTTCCAGCTTTCTGGCGGAGAGTGGGTGCGCCCTGGCGGGGCGGAGCCGCGTGGTTCTCGATCCTGTACTGCGCTCGACCTCAGGCCGCGCGCTGCTCGAGAGCAGCGGGGTCTCTATTCTGCGGGATCAACTGCTGGCGAATCTCGGCTGGATTACGCCGAACCTGGAGGAGATTGAGGTTTTGACGGGAATGCGTCCCGAGGGCAGGGAGGGAACGGCGGCCAGTGCACGCAGGTTGCAGGCGATGGCGGCGGAGAGGGGCAATCCTGAACTGAACGTGGTGGTTACTGGCGGGCACTTGGAACGGCCTGACGATTTTCTGCTGACCGCGGCTGGAGAAGAGATCTGGTTCGAGGGCGAGCACGTCGCCACCAGTGCGACTCACGGCACGGGATGCGCCTTCTCCACGGCGCTGTTGTGCGCACTGATGGCGGGTGATGGAGCGGTTGCGGCTGTGCGCAGTGCCAAGGCCTACGTGACCGCCGCCATGAAGGCCGCCTACCCGATGGGGCAAGGGAAGGGGCCAATGAACCATCTCTTTGGGTTCCGTTCTGGCCCCAGGGGGTAG
- a CDS encoding alpha/beta fold hydrolase, with the protein MIYRSGETELFYATSGDGPEVVLLHPTPVDHRFWLPMAAFVEGYHLILPDLRGHGRSQLGDATGRAPLSIRVLAEDALRLLDKLEIEKAFLCGCSIGGYVLYELWRQAPERIAGMAIFCSKPQPDSPASKARRQETIAEIQAHGTDKFFDAMAQSLLGASARQRNPALAGTVREMMRMEPEAVIEIQRALGDRPDSMPTIKTIDVPLLAVAGGEDTSSSPSEMEVLGQLVHGAEYHMISDAGHYAALEQPERVGTMLGHFLDRKYR; encoded by the coding sequence ATGATCTACCGCTCGGGAGAGACAGAGCTTTTTTACGCCACCAGTGGAGATGGACCTGAGGTAGTGCTGCTCCATCCAACGCCGGTGGACCATCGCTTCTGGCTGCCGATGGCTGCCTTTGTCGAGGGCTACCACCTGATCCTGCCGGATCTGCGGGGACATGGCCGGTCGCAGTTGGGAGATGCGACGGGACGGGCCCCTTTGTCGATACGGGTGCTGGCGGAGGACGCGCTGCGGCTGCTGGACAAGCTGGAGATTGAAAAGGCATTCCTCTGCGGCTGCTCCATCGGTGGGTATGTGCTCTACGAGTTGTGGCGTCAGGCTCCGGAGCGGATAGCCGGCATGGCCATCTTCTGCAGCAAGCCCCAGCCGGACAGCCCGGCAAGCAAGGCCAGGCGGCAGGAGACGATCGCGGAGATTCAGGCACACGGGACGGATAAATTCTTCGATGCGATGGCGCAGTCTCTGCTGGGCGCTTCTGCCAGGCAGCGAAACCCCGCGCTTGCGGGAACGGTTCGCGAAATGATGCGGATGGAACCCGAAGCGGTGATCGAGATCCAGCGGGCGCTTGGAGACCGGCCGGATTCCATGCCCACCATCAAGACGATCGACGTACCGCTGCTGGCCGTGGCAGGCGGTGAGGATACTTCCAGCTCGCCGTCGGAGATGGAGGTGCTCGGCCAACTGGTTCACGGCGCGGAATACCACATGATCTCCGACGCCGGTCATTATGCAGCGCTGGAACAACCAGAGCGCGTCGGCACGATGCTCGGCCACTTCCTGGACCGGAAGTATCGTTAA
- a CDS encoding amidohydrolase yields the protein MRLHSASLLASLLLAAPLLSVLVLIACTVDPALAQPSAAPAPADPPDAVYYHGRILTGEGLGEGHFRFVTALVLSRGQIVAATSDDAALKLAGSATRKINLAGAFVMPGFNDAHVHLAEAGRIKLAVNLTGTTSLDDMKERVRLAAMATPPGQWLVGGGWDQTLWPAKVLPARSDLDAVTQGHPAIFTRVDSHIAVANSAALAAAGISRNTGNPSGGSIDRDPHGEPTGILREEPAMKLVWDHAPKPTEAQRRRGLELAMADAVIHGVTSAQDNSDWEDFLVMETMEQEGKLPLRVTEWLPFDAPLDQLKQQQAAHPADDPMLHTGMLKGYLDGSLGSRTAAMLEPYTDDPANSGLLRYDQATLNMMTTERAQAGFQIGFHAIGDRATEMALRAFAAAEASAKKAPQPNASLWQSTRNRIEHAQVVNPADISRFRSLHVIASMQPNHLLTDMRWAEARLGPAHAKHAYAWKAFLNAGVPLAFGTDYPIEPVTPFRGVYAAVTRKDEAGKQSFYPENVLSLAQALYACTQGSAYAEHSEQWKGKLTPGYAADFIVLDRDLTAIPPAEILKTKVLRTIVGGNQVATGGIRIAGSK from the coding sequence ATGAGACTGCACTCCGCTTCCCTTCTGGCTTCTCTCCTGCTCGCCGCTCCCTTGCTGTCTGTTCTGGTTCTGATCGCCTGCACCGTCGATCCCGCGCTCGCACAACCCTCCGCCGCACCGGCCCCTGCTGATCCGCCCGATGCCGTCTACTACCATGGCCGCATTCTTACCGGCGAGGGGCTCGGTGAAGGGCATTTCCGATTCGTTACCGCCCTGGTTCTCAGCCGAGGCCAGATCGTTGCCGCCACCAGCGACGATGCCGCCCTGAAGCTTGCCGGCAGCGCAACCCGAAAGATCAACCTCGCCGGAGCCTTTGTCATGCCCGGCTTTAACGATGCTCACGTGCATCTGGCCGAGGCGGGCCGCATCAAGCTCGCCGTCAATCTCACCGGAACAACCTCGCTCGACGATATGAAAGAGCGCGTGCGGCTCGCAGCTATGGCAACTCCGCCCGGGCAATGGCTGGTCGGAGGCGGCTGGGACCAGACCCTCTGGCCCGCCAAGGTTCTGCCGGCACGTTCGGACCTTGACGCGGTCACACAGGGCCATCCTGCGATCTTCACGCGCGTAGACAGTCACATCGCCGTGGCAAACTCCGCCGCTCTCGCCGCCGCTGGCATCAGCCGCAATACCGGCAATCCATCCGGCGGCAGCATCGATCGCGACCCACACGGAGAACCCACCGGCATCCTGCGCGAAGAGCCTGCCATGAAGCTCGTTTGGGACCACGCCCCGAAACCCACCGAGGCACAACGGCGTCGCGGTCTGGAACTGGCCATGGCCGATGCCGTCATTCATGGCGTCACCTCGGCCCAGGACAACTCCGATTGGGAGGACTTCCTGGTTATGGAAACGATGGAGCAGGAAGGAAAGCTGCCGCTGCGGGTCACCGAGTGGCTGCCCTTCGATGCCCCGCTCGACCAACTGAAGCAGCAGCAGGCCGCCCACCCCGCTGACGATCCCATGCTGCATACCGGCATGCTCAAGGGCTACCTGGATGGCTCTCTCGGCTCCAGAACAGCGGCGATGCTGGAGCCCTATACCGACGATCCCGCGAACTCCGGCCTGCTCCGCTACGACCAGGCCACGCTCAACATGATGACAACGGAGCGGGCGCAGGCCGGCTTCCAGATCGGCTTCCACGCCATCGGCGACCGCGCTACGGAGATGGCGCTCCGTGCCTTCGCAGCCGCCGAAGCCTCTGCGAAGAAGGCTCCGCAACCCAACGCATCACTCTGGCAATCCACGCGCAACCGCATCGAGCACGCACAGGTCGTCAACCCGGCGGATATTTCGCGCTTCCGCTCGCTTCATGTCATCGCCTCCATGCAGCCCAATCATCTGCTCACCGACATGCGCTGGGCGGAGGCCCGCCTCGGCCCAGCGCATGCGAAGCATGCCTACGCATGGAAGGCATTTCTGAACGCTGGCGTTCCACTGGCCTTTGGAACCGACTACCCGATTGAGCCGGTCACCCCATTTCGCGGAGTGTATGCCGCGGTTACCCGCAAGGATGAAGCCGGAAAGCAGTCCTTCTATCCAGAAAACGTACTATCCCTGGCTCAGGCGCTCTATGCCTGCACGCAGGGCTCAGCCTACGCGGAGCACTCCGAGCAGTGGAAGGGCAAGCTCACCCCCGGCTATGCCGCGGACTTCATCGTTCTCGATCGCGACCTGACCGCTATTCCCCCGGCTGAGATACTGAAGACGAAGGTGCTGCGCACCATCGTAGGCGGCAACCAGGTCGCTACCGGCGGCATAAGAATCGCGGGCAGCAAGTAG
- a CDS encoding septal ring lytic transglycosylase RlpA family protein encodes MSAIAITSPSIRLPLIAGMLLTTVLGLTGVKAAEKATTTNQQLQAGKQPEAATTPQTQKPHRRWFQIGRASWYGRFFQGQSTASGESFDMNGLTCAHRSLPLGSLIRVTNLRNHKTVVVRVNDRGPIPNDRVIDLSYAAARSLGFAARGIAPVRLELLASSENGAMAPFDLRPALQR; translated from the coding sequence ATGAGCGCTATCGCAATCACCAGTCCGAGTATCCGTTTGCCCCTTATTGCCGGAATGTTATTGACCACAGTTCTTGGTCTCACCGGCGTGAAGGCCGCTGAAAAGGCCACCACCACTAACCAGCAGTTGCAGGCAGGAAAACAACCCGAGGCGGCTACCACTCCGCAGACGCAGAAACCGCATCGTCGCTGGTTCCAGATCGGACGCGCTTCGTGGTATGGACGCTTCTTCCAGGGCCAGTCCACTGCCAGCGGGGAATCCTTCGATATGAATGGCTTGACCTGCGCACACCGCAGCCTGCCACTTGGATCCCTGATTCGCGTGACCAATCTGCGCAACCACAAAACGGTTGTTGTGCGCGTGAATGACCGTGGGCCTATCCCCAATGACCGGGTCATCGATCTATCGTATGCTGCGGCCCGTAGTCTGGGATTCGCCGCAAGAGGCATTGCACCAGTTCGGCTGGAACTTCTGGCTTCTTCTGAAAATGGAGCCATGGCGCCCTTCGATTTGCGCCCAGCCCTGCAACGCTAG
- a CDS encoding PspC domain-containing protein, with protein MAMYCKSCGASLPENVRFCSSCGTATGFSGQPVPAVRSPLTRPREGRQIAGVCAGFARSYGWDILLIRILMVVGGIFIFPVPEVAYIVAWLAMPEDPLSLPSTTSVPPGNVSPSS; from the coding sequence ATGGCAATGTATTGCAAGAGTTGCGGCGCCAGCCTACCTGAAAATGTTCGCTTCTGCTCGTCGTGTGGAACGGCGACCGGTTTCTCCGGGCAGCCTGTACCGGCTGTGCGGAGTCCGCTGACGCGTCCCCGGGAGGGGCGGCAGATTGCAGGCGTCTGCGCGGGGTTTGCAAGAAGCTACGGCTGGGATATTCTGCTGATCCGCATCCTGATGGTTGTGGGCGGCATCTTCATCTTCCCAGTGCCGGAGGTTGCCTACATCGTGGCGTGGCTGGCCATGCCGGAAGATCCGTTGAGCCTGCCATCGACGACGAGCGTGCCACCGGGTAATGTCTCCCCATCATCGTAG
- the pyrF gene encoding orotidine-5'-phosphate decarboxylase: MTSTERLQPGIPAPVVLPSEARERLIVALDFPSASEALALVDRLGGVCQWFKVGLELYLAAGNSIVQALRDRGHSVFLDLKLYDIPNTVAGAIRSVAALGPDLLTVHASGGPVMLQAAAKAVADSPNGPVLLAVTVLTSMDDNQLQSVGVTDSPANQVLRLARVAVASGIRGLVCSPEEVAQLRSALGPEILLVTPGIRPAGAEVGDQKRIATPGAAITAGASYLVVGRPITQAPDPAAAARAILDEIATVSQPVSKTSDL; the protein is encoded by the coding sequence ATGACTTCCACGGAGCGACTTCAGCCAGGTATCCCCGCGCCAGTTGTATTGCCGTCTGAGGCGCGGGAGCGGCTGATTGTCGCCCTGGACTTCCCTTCTGCCTCGGAGGCGCTGGCCCTGGTCGATCGGCTGGGCGGTGTCTGCCAGTGGTTCAAGGTTGGCTTGGAGCTCTATCTCGCAGCCGGAAACTCCATCGTCCAGGCTTTGCGGGATCGCGGCCACTCCGTCTTCCTCGATCTCAAGCTCTATGACATCCCCAATACTGTCGCTGGAGCCATTCGGTCGGTCGCCGCGCTCGGTCCGGATCTACTCACGGTGCATGCTTCCGGCGGCCCGGTCATGCTTCAGGCCGCGGCAAAGGCCGTCGCCGATAGCCCCAATGGTCCCGTTTTGCTCGCCGTCACCGTGCTCACCAGCATGGATGACAACCAGTTGCAGTCCGTCGGCGTCACCGACTCCCCGGCAAACCAGGTGCTTCGTCTGGCCAGGGTTGCCGTTGCCAGCGGGATTCGTGGTCTTGTCTGCTCGCCGGAGGAGGTGGCGCAGCTCAGGTCCGCACTCGGTCCAGAGATTCTGCTTGTCACCCCCGGAATCCGCCCCGCAGGCGCCGAGGTTGGAGACCAGAAACGCATTGCTACTCCAGGCGCGGCCATCACCGCCGGAGCCAGCTATCTTGTTGTGGGCCGCCCGATCACGCAGGCGCCTGATCCTGCCGCCGCCGCCCGGGCCATTCTGGACGAGATCGCGACAGTCAGCCAGCCAGTCAGCAAGACTTCAGATTTATAG